A window of the Euzebya pacifica genome harbors these coding sequences:
- a CDS encoding MarR family winged helix-turn-helix transcriptional regulator, which yields MTEPRWLQDDEKSTWRLYLSATRLVEEALDRQMREDAGIPHSYYEILVHLSGAEDRSMRMTELANRTLSSKSRLSHAVAKLEALGWVKRAACATDKRGQVAVLTDEGMAALVEAAPGHVEEVRQRLFDPLTAEEQDVLARACRNILSAMGEDPDRIAADID from the coding sequence ATGACCGAACCCCGCTGGCTGCAGGATGACGAGAAGTCGACGTGGCGCCTGTACCTGTCGGCGACGCGGCTGGTGGAGGAGGCGCTGGACCGCCAGATGCGGGAGGACGCCGGCATCCCGCACTCCTACTACGAGATCCTCGTGCACCTGTCGGGAGCGGAGGACCGCAGCATGCGCATGACCGAGCTGGCCAACCGCACCCTGTCATCGAAGTCCCGCCTGTCCCATGCGGTGGCCAAGCTCGAAGCGCTCGGCTGGGTCAAGCGGGCGGCGTGCGCGACCGACAAGCGGGGGCAGGTCGCCGTCCTGACCGACGAGGGCATGGCGGCGTTGGTCGAGGCGGCCCCGGGCCACGTCGAGGAGGTCCGCCAGCGGCTGTTCGACCCCCTCACTGCGGAGGAGCAGGACGTCCTGGCCCGTGCCTGCCGCAACATCCTGTCCGCCATGGGCGAGGACCCCGACCGGATCGCCGCGGACATCGACTGA
- a CDS encoding VOC family protein — protein MGVHRLNHAVLYVRDADRTATFYEEVFDFRRDPLMVIPGAVFMTAPDSTNDHDLGLFSVGDKALPPQAGRSSVGLYHLAWEVDTLTDLQTIAERLQAAGALKGASDHGTTKSLYGVDPDGIEFEVVWLIPADQVTPADREARTRIGRLDLPGEVARFGPDLPSGVGISRPA, from the coding sequence ATGGGCGTCCATCGCCTGAACCACGCGGTCCTCTACGTCCGCGACGCCGACCGCACCGCCACGTTCTACGAGGAGGTGTTCGACTTCCGCCGTGATCCGTTGATGGTCATCCCCGGCGCGGTGTTCATGACCGCCCCCGACTCCACCAACGACCACGACCTCGGCCTGTTCAGCGTCGGCGACAAGGCGCTGCCCCCGCAGGCCGGTCGGAGCTCGGTCGGCCTGTACCACCTGGCCTGGGAGGTCGACACGCTCACCGACCTCCAGACCATCGCCGAACGGCTGCAGGCGGCCGGCGCCCTGAAGGGCGCGTCGGACCACGGGACGACCAAGAGCCTCTACGGCGTCGACCCCGACGGCATCGAGTTCGAGGTCGTCTGGCTAATCCCCGCCGACCAGGTCACTCCCGCCGACCGCGAGGCCCGCACCCGCATCGGCCGCCTCGACCTGCCCGGGGAGGTCGCCCGCTTCGGCCCCGACCTGCCCAGCGGCGTCGGGATCAGCCGCCCGGCCTGA
- a CDS encoding GTP cyclohydrolase II, with translation MSLTSVAPTVGRVPAATIRQQVVVPMAFPDGYEVEGVVTTFHGLVDGREHLAWTFGTPDEVALVRPHSECLTGDVFGSARCDCGPQLREAVERITIAGGHLLYLRQEGRGIGLYEKLDAYALQDQGLDTYEANRALGHLDDQRDYRVVEQMLTALGAGGVELLTNNPDKVSQLTALGVDVRGVRATGVHLSTANERYLDAKVRHTNHTIDLPLAV, from the coding sequence ATGTCCCTCACCTCAGTCGCCCCCACCGTCGGCCGCGTGCCCGCTGCCACCATCCGCCAGCAGGTTGTCGTGCCGATGGCGTTCCCTGACGGGTACGAGGTCGAGGGTGTCGTCACGACCTTCCACGGCCTCGTGGACGGCCGGGAGCACCTCGCCTGGACGTTCGGGACGCCGGATGAGGTTGCCCTCGTCCGTCCGCACTCGGAGTGCCTGACCGGCGACGTCTTCGGGTCGGCTCGCTGCGACTGCGGCCCCCAGCTCCGCGAAGCCGTGGAACGGATCACCATCGCCGGCGGCCACCTCCTCTACCTGCGACAGGAGGGTCGCGGCATCGGGCTGTACGAGAAGCTGGACGCCTACGCGCTGCAGGACCAGGGGCTGGACACCTACGAGGCGAACCGCGCCCTGGGGCACCTCGACGACCAGCGGGACTACCGCGTGGTCGAGCAGATGCTCACCGCCCTGGGTGCCGGTGGCGTCGAGCTGCTGACCAACAACCCCGACAAGGTCAGCCAGCTGACCGCGCTGGGCGTCGACGTCCGCGGCGTCCGGGCGACCGGTGTCCACCTCTCGACGGCCAACGAGCGCTACCTGGACGCGAAGGTCCGTCACACCAACCACACCATCGACCTGCCGTTGGCGGTCTGA
- a CDS encoding phosphate/phosphite/phosphonate ABC transporter substrate-binding protein → MLDHPLHLRTFLSPSIPASLFEALAGHIGRSLGCEVVLSFDETRSGPRPGEPEPFSTAEVDVAFVCATSWVWLTAVPDPPIRLVGAAWVPIDPRSEDQPVYFGDVVIGPGGPTSLTDLPGRRIAYNDDVSLSGYHSLRLALVQQGIDVHAVDFVRSGSHLRSLELLQRDEVDAAAIDSTVWHRVCHEQPALDLVAIAALGPHPVQPAVARTDLPAAVRVAVRAALLSAHRDADVTAALTHARLRRFVPIDDTRYRILADELARSA, encoded by the coding sequence GTGCTCGACCACCCGCTGCACCTCCGGACCTTCCTCTCCCCGAGCATCCCCGCATCGCTGTTCGAGGCGCTGGCCGGACACATCGGCCGGTCGTTGGGATGCGAGGTGGTGCTGTCGTTCGACGAGACCCGGTCGGGCCCACGGCCGGGTGAGCCCGAACCGTTCAGCACGGCCGAGGTCGACGTGGCGTTCGTCTGCGCGACGTCCTGGGTGTGGCTGACCGCGGTGCCCGATCCACCGATCCGGCTGGTCGGTGCGGCTTGGGTGCCGATCGATCCGCGCAGCGAGGACCAGCCGGTCTACTTCGGGGACGTGGTCATCGGACCCGGCGGCCCGACGAGCCTGACCGACCTGCCGGGACGACGCATCGCCTACAACGACGACGTCAGCCTGAGCGGGTACCACAGCCTCCGGCTGGCCCTGGTCCAGCAGGGGATCGACGTCCACGCCGTCGACTTCGTGCGGTCGGGCTCGCACCTGCGGTCGCTGGAGCTGCTGCAGCGCGATGAGGTGGACGCCGCGGCGATCGACTCCACGGTGTGGCACCGCGTCTGCCACGAGCAACCCGCCCTCGACCTGGTTGCCATCGCGGCGCTCGGCCCCCACCCGGTCCAGCCGGCCGTCGCGCGTACCGACCTACCGGCCGCCGTCCGGGTCGCGGTGCGAGCGGCCCTGCTGTCCGCCCATCGGGACGCTGATGTGACGGCCGCGCTGACACACGCACGGCTGCGCCGGTTCGTCCCGATCGACGACACCCGCTACCGCATTCTCGCCGACGAGCTGGCCCGATCGGCCTGA